The genomic window GGTCCCTGATGCTGCTTCATAATTCTGCTGACAATGCTCGCTACGCACCTGAATTTTCACTACATACTGGAGTTTATGAGCTGCATTTCTGTGACTCACTACACCAAGAGGAGGGGTGATCAAAAGGTCAATGCTCACCCGCCATGGCCGCGTTGAAGACCGAGCGGTCACGTGGCTTGTCGCAAACCCACTCCTCGCAGCATTTTCCGGGCATCTTGATCCGCCTGGGAGCCGGACAGTCCGGGCTGGGCAGGCGCACGTCGTTGGTGCAGAAGGGGACGCAGCCGATCGCTCCGTCCATGCAAGTGCACTGGTATTTACAACTCGGCTGGAAGGTCTCCCCGCTCCGGTATATCACCCCTCCCAGGTCACAGGTAGCGCCTTCCCTGGCTGAGAGACAGATCAGAAACAAGACACTCAAGTACACCTTCGCTGAAAACTTTTCtgcctgaagcatcaactctcCCTCCCCCGTTGCTTTTGATATAAAAGAGATCGCAGACAAaaataaagtaaaggcatccgttagtcttgcgagaccatggatctgcgcctggaaagtcttcactctccaggatgcaggcctgggcaaggttgtatggaagaccggcagttgcccgtgctgcaagtctcccctctccacgacaccaatgctgtccaagggaagggcattaggacccatacagcttggcaccggtgtcgttgcagagcaatgtgtggttaagtgccttgctcaaggacacaacacgttccctcggatGGGGCTCGAAGTCACGACCTTctggtcgctagtccaatgccttaaccacttggccaagtgcCCACTCACAAAAATAAccttcaacaaaaaaaaaacttgataAGGGTGAATTGTCAATAGAATTATCTTCCCTCCTCAAAATCTGTCCAAATCTGTCCAAAGTATTTATTCTCAAACAGGaggaagtctgcaggtgctggaaatccaaagcaaacacacacacagacacctggaggaactcagcaggtcaggcagcaactatggaaaagaataaacagcatTCTGGCATCTGCCCTCAGTCCTGATGAGCGGGCTCGGCCGGAAACGTTGCCTGTTTTTATTtacatagatgatgcctgatcagctgagttcctacagcgttTTAAGTGCGTTGCTTTGTATTTACCCTTCCTTGCATTAATAACTTTACAAGTGATTCGGACGATTGCGCACTCAAGTTCCAGCCCACTGTCAGAGCCTACACGCAGTCTAAAACTTGACGCTGCAGCTCCGAGTGCTGCATTGTTGGGTGCTCCCGTCCCTGAAAGCGGAGACCCATTCTGAGTAACCAGCGGACCGCTagggaggaactcagcggggctAGGTGCTGGGTTTCGGCCGAAAACGTCGGCAATTCCTTTtctcctgcagatgctgctcgacccgctgagttTCCCCATCAGACCGTTCGATGTCCTCCCCGCTATACCCTCCCGCTCCCCCTTTAAGAGATCTCCCGGCACTGTATGCGTGAATAACGAGGATTAGAGAAGAACCTCGTCATTATCTGCTGCCCGCGGTTAGCTGGTTCTCTTGGAACGGCTGCCCTGCCACAGTTGCGGCCCCCATTGCGCTGACGGGCGAGGGATGCCTTACCCAAGCAGATGCCACTTTGCTGGTTGGCGTGGGCGGACAGGTCGCAGTACAGCCCCTTGTGCAGGTCGCATGGCTGCCCGGAGCTGCACTGGTCGCCGAGCTGCTGCGCGCAGACTTTGCAGCAGCCGCAGCCGTCCGTCAGCAGGCTCACTCCGGCCGGGCAGCGCACCGGCTCCGGCGGACACCGGCAGGGAAACACGCACTCCTCGGCCGCAGCTCCTGCCTGGACCAAACAAAAACACGGAGCAAAGGTCAGACAGTTACACACGGCGCGACGACACGACCGACTACGGGAATAGGGTCACACTTGCACAGATTCTCGCTTTTGCCTATTTCACGAATCATCCATTTTCTGgctatttaaaatattaaaatttaataTTTTTTTGCAGGCtggtcaagaaaatgaatcactggGCAGCATATGGTGTTATGTACCGcctccgataataaatttactttgaactcctgTTATAGTTTAGCGGGAGGTAACCGCTTGCACAATTCACGCAGGACACCAAACGAGGAGCCTGTGCAAATGCGTAACCCCGCCTGCCAAGAGTGCGATTAGCTTCCCTACAACTTCCCCGAAACCGGCGACCACCGGTCAAGAGGCGAGGGTGAGATTCCGCCGGGGCGATTGCTCCCACCCCCGAGGGCGCTTTAAACGACCCGAGGAGCTTCAGCGCGTCGTGTGGGGGAATAGGGGGGAAATTCCGGGGGTCGAAACCTCGCAAACCATTCGCCATCTCAAACATCCAAGCCCCCCCTCAGTGTGCAGACTTACCCAAGACAGGACGAGAACCAGAGCCAGGCACCAGGCGAGCCGCGCATCTACTCCGCCGGGCATTTTGTTGTTTTGCTTTACCGACAGCTCCGCGTTTTAAAGTCCAACGTCGCCGATACCGTCCAACTCTCGAGAGCCGAGCTGTGCTGAACGCTCTCTGGTTCGGCGGCTGTTTAAATAAGCGCAGAGAGGGCGGGTCGACCGCAGAATGACATTCCTGAGCGGTCAGATGTGTACAGATTCCTCCGGCGTGCTTTCAATTCCTGATTCCCAAAGCGGTTTCAAAGCCGGACCAAGaatagttttatttttatt from Mobula birostris isolate sMobBir1 chromosome 29, sMobBir1.hap1, whole genome shotgun sequence includes these protein-coding regions:
- the LOC140189996 gene encoding CCN family member 2-like — protein: MPGGVDARLAWCLALVLVLSWAGAAAEECVFPCRCPPEPVRCPAGVSLLTDGCGCCKVCAQQLGDQCSSGQPCDLHKGLYCDLSAHANQQSGICLAREGATCDLGGVIYRSGETFQPSCKYQCTCMDGAIGCVPFCTNDVRLPSPDCPAPRRIKMPGKCCEEWVCDKPRDRSVFNAAMAVYRQEAIFGPDSSQVRDNCIVQTTEWSACSKSCGMGISTRVTTDNRKCRLEKQSRLCVVRPCNANLGKSIKKGKKCVRTPRPVKSMKFEFSGCTSMRSYRPKFCGVCTDGRCCTPHSTTTLHVEFKCPEGDLIKKKVMFIKTCSCHHDCPSDNDIFLSTYYRRMIGDYAT